In Modestobacter versicolor, a single genomic region encodes these proteins:
- the treY gene encoding malto-oligosyltrehalose synthase: protein MTEQAPEQHGRRREVPAGTYRLQVTAEFTLDDAASVAGYLADLGVTHAYSSPLLRSAAGSTHGYDTVDHEHVDEPRGGRAGLDRFVAALHERGLGLVLDLVPNHMGVSDPAESSWWWDLLQHGRGSAHADAFDVDWDFGGGRVRVPVLGSADDVSKLEVVDGELRYYDNRFPIAPGTGDGTPQEVHDRQHYELVDWRRADDQLNYRRFFAINTLAGLRVEDPEVFRATHALVVELVGSGAVDALRIDHPDGLADPKGYLDRLAEATGDRWTVVEKILEPGEELPGSWRTAGTTGYDALTEVDGVLVDPAGEAPITALDTELAGHRVDYAQLVHDCKREVTDGMLGSEVARLHRIVGELPGVPAEQVTEGLAELLASFPVYRSYLPDGREHLDETVAAVKLRRPDLTAAVDALHPLLGTAGTELATRFEQTSGPVMAKGVEDSAYYRWSRFVALNEVGGDPARFGTTVEAFHAAQQHRQEVKPASMTTLSTHDTKRSEDVRSRLAVLAELPTEWAGLVRGWTGRHPLADRSLAHLVWQNLVGAWPLSRERAHAYVEKAAREAGTSTTWTNPVQEFEDQLHALVDAAFDDATTHAEIEQFVARIAPFGYSNSLSQKLLQLTMPGVPDVYQGTELWDFSLVDPDNRRPVDYDQRRSLLARLDEGWVPPVDETGAAKLLVVSRALRHRRDHPEAFTGYTPVEATGAAADCVVAFDRGEVVTVATRRPVHLAEAGWGETALHLPTGAWQDLLTGGRVVSTAGGAPLAEVLAQLPVALLVREH from the coding sequence GTGACCGAGCAGGCTCCCGAGCAGCACGGCCGCCGTCGGGAGGTGCCGGCCGGCACCTACCGGCTGCAGGTGACGGCGGAGTTCACCCTGGACGACGCGGCGTCGGTGGCCGGCTACCTCGCCGACCTCGGGGTGACCCACGCCTACTCCTCGCCGCTGCTGCGGTCCGCCGCGGGCAGCACGCACGGGTACGACACCGTCGACCACGAGCACGTCGACGAGCCGCGCGGCGGGCGGGCCGGCCTCGACCGGTTCGTCGCCGCGCTGCACGAGCGGGGTCTCGGCCTGGTGCTGGACCTGGTGCCCAACCACATGGGCGTCAGCGACCCGGCGGAGTCGAGCTGGTGGTGGGACCTGCTCCAGCACGGCCGGGGCAGCGCGCACGCCGACGCGTTCGACGTCGACTGGGACTTCGGTGGCGGGAGGGTCCGCGTCCCGGTGCTGGGCAGCGCGGACGACGTCTCGAAGCTCGAGGTCGTCGACGGCGAGCTGCGCTACTACGACAACCGGTTCCCGATCGCGCCGGGCACCGGCGACGGCACCCCGCAGGAGGTGCACGACCGCCAGCACTACGAGCTGGTCGACTGGCGCCGCGCCGACGACCAGCTCAACTACCGCCGGTTCTTCGCGATCAACACCCTCGCCGGGCTGCGGGTGGAGGACCCCGAGGTCTTCCGGGCCACCCACGCGCTGGTCGTGGAGCTGGTGGGGTCCGGCGCGGTCGACGCGCTGCGGATCGACCACCCGGACGGGCTGGCCGACCCGAAGGGCTACCTGGACCGGCTCGCCGAGGCCACCGGCGACCGGTGGACCGTGGTGGAGAAGATCCTCGAGCCGGGCGAGGAGCTGCCGGGCAGCTGGCGGACGGCCGGGACGACGGGCTACGACGCGCTCACCGAGGTCGACGGCGTGCTCGTCGACCCCGCGGGCGAGGCCCCGATCACCGCGCTGGACACCGAGCTGGCCGGCCACCGGGTCGACTACGCGCAGCTGGTGCACGACTGCAAGCGCGAGGTCACCGACGGCATGCTCGGCTCGGAGGTGGCCCGGCTGCACCGCATCGTCGGCGAGCTGCCGGGCGTGCCGGCCGAGCAGGTCACCGAGGGGCTGGCCGAGCTGCTCGCCAGCTTCCCGGTCTACCGCAGCTACCTGCCCGACGGCCGCGAGCACCTGGACGAGACGGTGGCCGCGGTCAAGCTCCGCCGTCCCGACCTCACCGCCGCCGTCGACGCGCTGCACCCGCTGCTGGGCACGGCCGGCACCGAGCTGGCCACCCGGTTCGAGCAGACCTCCGGGCCGGTGATGGCCAAGGGCGTCGAGGACAGCGCCTACTACCGGTGGTCGCGGTTCGTGGCGCTCAACGAGGTGGGCGGCGACCCGGCACGGTTCGGGACGACGGTCGAGGCGTTCCACGCCGCGCAGCAGCACCGCCAGGAGGTCAAGCCGGCGTCGATGACGACGCTGTCCACCCACGACACCAAGCGCAGCGAGGACGTCCGGTCGCGGCTGGCCGTGCTGGCCGAGCTGCCCACCGAGTGGGCCGGCCTGGTGCGCGGCTGGACCGGCCGGCACCCGCTGGCCGACCGGTCGCTGGCGCACCTGGTGTGGCAGAACCTGGTCGGCGCCTGGCCGCTGTCCCGGGAGCGGGCGCACGCCTACGTGGAGAAGGCGGCCCGCGAGGCCGGCACCTCGACCACCTGGACCAACCCGGTGCAGGAGTTCGAGGACCAGCTGCACGCCCTGGTCGACGCCGCGTTCGACGACGCGACGACGCACGCGGAGATCGAGCAGTTCGTCGCCCGGATCGCGCCGTTCGGGTACTCGAACTCGCTGTCGCAGAAGCTGCTGCAGCTGACGATGCCCGGCGTCCCGGACGTCTACCAGGGCACCGAGCTCTGGGACTTCTCGCTGGTCGACCCGGACAACCGCCGCCCGGTCGACTACGACCAGCGGCGCAGCCTGCTGGCCCGGCTGGACGAGGGCTGGGTGCCGCCGGTCGACGAGACCGGGGCGGCCAAGCTGCTGGTGGTCTCCCGCGCGTTGCGGCACCGGCGCGACCACCCGGAGGCGTTCACCGGCTACACCCCGGTCGAGGCCACCGGCGCGGCCGCCGACTGCGTGGTCGCCTTCGACCGCGGCGAGGTGGTCACCGTCGCCACCCGGCGCCCGGTGCACCTGGCCGAGGCCGGGTGGGGCGAGACGGCCCTGCACCTGCCGACCGGTGCGTGGCAGGACCTGCTCACCGGCGGCCGGGTCGTCTCGACGGCCGGCGGGGCCCCGCTGGCGGAGGTGCTCGCCCAGCTGCCGGTCGCCCTGCTCGTCCGGGAGCACTGA
- the glgX gene encoding glycogen debranching protein GlgX codes for MTTQVWPGSAYPLGATYDGTGTNFAIFSEVAEKIELCLFDEQGNEERIRLPEMDAYVWHAFLPGIQPGQRYGFRVHGPHDPAQGLRCNPNKLLLDPYAKAIDGQIDWDESVFGYRFESGERNDDDSAAHMPKSVVINPYFDWGVDRPPKTPYNKTVIYEAHVKGLTMTHPRVPEDLRGTYAGVAHPAIIEHLQELGITAIELMPVHQFVQDDTLLQKGLRNYWGYNTIGFFAPHNEYAQDTDGQQVQEFKGMVRALHEAGIEVILDVVYNHTAEGNHMGPTLSFRGIDNKAYYRLVEGDEQYYMDTTGTGNSLNVATPQSLQLIMDSLRYWVTEMHVDGFRFDLASSLARQFHEVDRLSAFFDLVHQDPIVSQVKLIAEPWDIGDGGYQVGNFPALWTEWNGKYRDTVRDFWRGEDATIGEFASRISGSADLYQHSGRRPVASINFVTAHDGFTLNDLVSYNEKHNEANGEDNNDGESHNRSWNCGVEGDTDDPEILALRAQQRRNFIASLMLSQGVPMLLHGDELGRTQRGNNNGYCQDDEITWINWEDVDEGLLEFTKLVTKLRTDHPTFRRRRFFHGRPVRREEGDPVQDIAWLTPGGDVMDDDDWDVGFAKSLAMYLNGHGIRETDERGEDVVDDCFYLAFNAHHEPIDFTLPSSDYAEGWTVVVDTAELGEVEPLQVKAGETLTVAARATVVLQAAP; via the coding sequence ATGACCACCCAGGTGTGGCCCGGTTCCGCCTACCCCCTCGGAGCGACCTACGACGGCACCGGCACCAACTTCGCCATCTTCAGCGAGGTGGCCGAGAAGATCGAGCTGTGCCTGTTCGACGAGCAGGGCAACGAGGAGCGCATCCGGCTCCCGGAGATGGACGCGTACGTCTGGCACGCCTTCCTCCCCGGCATCCAGCCCGGCCAGCGCTACGGCTTCCGGGTGCACGGCCCGCACGACCCCGCCCAGGGGCTGCGGTGCAACCCGAACAAGCTGCTGCTCGACCCCTACGCCAAGGCCATCGACGGCCAGATCGACTGGGACGAGTCGGTCTTCGGCTACCGCTTCGAGTCCGGCGAGCGGAACGACGACGACTCGGCGGCGCACATGCCGAAGTCCGTCGTCATCAACCCCTACTTCGACTGGGGCGTCGACCGCCCGCCGAAGACGCCCTACAACAAGACGGTCATCTACGAGGCCCACGTCAAGGGCCTGACCATGACCCACCCGCGCGTGCCCGAGGACCTGCGCGGCACCTACGCCGGCGTCGCGCACCCCGCGATCATCGAGCACCTGCAGGAACTGGGCATCACCGCCATCGAGCTCATGCCGGTGCACCAGTTCGTGCAGGACGACACGCTGCTGCAGAAGGGCCTGCGCAACTACTGGGGCTACAACACGATCGGCTTCTTCGCGCCGCACAACGAGTACGCGCAGGACACCGACGGCCAGCAGGTGCAGGAGTTCAAGGGCATGGTCCGCGCCCTGCACGAGGCGGGCATCGAGGTCATCCTCGACGTGGTCTACAACCACACCGCCGAGGGCAACCACATGGGCCCGACGCTGTCGTTCCGCGGCATCGACAACAAGGCCTACTACCGGCTGGTCGAGGGCGACGAGCAGTACTACATGGACACCACCGGCACCGGGAACTCGCTGAACGTCGCGACCCCGCAGTCGCTGCAGCTGATCATGGACTCGCTGCGCTACTGGGTGACCGAGATGCACGTCGACGGCTTCCGCTTCGACCTCGCGTCGTCGCTGGCCCGCCAGTTCCACGAGGTCGACCGGCTGTCGGCGTTCTTCGACCTGGTCCACCAGGACCCGATCGTCAGCCAGGTCAAGCTGATCGCCGAGCCGTGGGACATCGGCGACGGCGGTTACCAGGTCGGCAACTTCCCGGCGCTGTGGACCGAGTGGAACGGCAAGTACCGCGACACGGTCCGCGACTTCTGGCGCGGCGAGGACGCCACCATCGGCGAGTTCGCCAGCCGCATCTCCGGCTCGGCCGACCTGTACCAGCACTCCGGCCGGCGCCCGGTGGCCAGCATCAACTTCGTCACCGCGCACGACGGCTTCACCCTCAACGACCTGGTCTCCTACAACGAGAAGCACAACGAGGCCAACGGCGAGGACAACAACGACGGCGAGAGCCACAACCGCAGCTGGAACTGCGGCGTCGAGGGCGACACCGACGACCCGGAGATCCTGGCGCTGCGCGCGCAGCAGCGGCGGAACTTCATCGCCTCGCTGATGCTCAGCCAGGGCGTGCCGATGCTGCTGCACGGTGACGAGCTGGGCCGCACCCAGCGCGGCAACAACAACGGCTACTGCCAGGACGACGAGATCACCTGGATCAACTGGGAGGACGTCGACGAGGGCCTGCTGGAGTTCACCAAGCTGGTCACCAAGCTGCGCACCGACCACCCGACCTTCCGCCGCCGCCGGTTCTTCCACGGCCGCCCGGTGCGGCGCGAGGAGGGCGACCCGGTGCAGGACATCGCCTGGCTCACCCCCGGCGGTGACGTGATGGACGACGACGACTGGGACGTCGGCTTCGCCAAGTCGCTGGCCATGTACCTCAACGGCCACGGCATCCGGGAGACCGACGAGCGCGGCGAGGACGTCGTCGACGACTGCTTCTACCTGGCCTTCAACGCCCACCACGAGCCGATCGACTTCACCCTGCCCAGCAGTGACTACGCCGAGGGCTGGACGGTCGTCGTCGACACCGCCGAGCTCGGCGAGGTCGAGCCGCTGCAGGTCAAGGCCGGCGAGACGCTGACCGTCGCCGCCCGCGCCACCGTGGTCCTCCAGGCGGCGCCGTGA